In Vicia villosa cultivar HV-30 ecotype Madison, WI unplaced genomic scaffold, Vvil1.0 ctg.000393F_1_1, whole genome shotgun sequence, a single genomic region encodes these proteins:
- the LOC131627659 gene encoding transcription factor WER-like isoform X1: MGRIHKEINKGAWSREEDDILSKYVAIHGEGKWQKVAQNAGLKRCGKSCRQRWLNYLKPGIKRGDISPDEEDMIIRLHRLLGNRWSLIAKRLPGRTDNEIKNYWNTNLSKKLQKRHTSSSFSVSLQNKYSHVAPEAPRPRRLKIVHQNNKISENNNVSECDQGSDETSIADFLIDNDHQDNLLVDDDESNTTNSKIPQMEEDHKKVVSTNSTHSSSSPSDHFHLVSEKFDPLDNLLDVELKKMASFLGLEND, encoded by the exons atgGGTAGAATTCATAAGGAGATCAATAAAGGTGCTTGGTCTCGCGAAGAAGATGATATTCTCTCTAAATATGTTGCCATTCATGGAGAAGGAAAATGGCAAAAGGTTGCCCAAAATGCAG GTTTAAAGCGATGTGGAAAAAGTTGTCGACAAAGATGGTTGAATTATCTAAAACCAGGTATAAAGAGAGGCGACATTTCTCCGGATGAAGAGGATATGATCATAAGACTTCATCGTCTTCTTGGTAACAG ATGGTCTTTGATAGCTAAGAGATTACCCGGACGAACAGACAATGAAATCAAGAACTATTGGAATACGAATCTATCAAAGAAGCTACAAAAACgacatacatcatcatcattttctGTCTCACTTCAAAACAAATATAGTCATGTTGCACCAGAAGCTCCAAGGCCAAGGAGATTGAAGATTGTtcatcaaaacaacaaaatttcGGAGAATAACAATGTAAGCGAATGTGATCAAGGAAGTGATGAAACCTCAATCGCCGATTTCCTCATTGACAATGATCATCAAGACAATTTGTTGGTTGATGATGATGAGTCCAACACTACAAACTCAAAGATTCCACAAATGGAAGAAGATCACAAGAAGGTAGTTTCAACCAATAGTACTCATAGCTCATCATCACCTTCTGATCATTTTCATCTTGTATCAGAGAAATTTGATCCTCTAGATAATCTTTTGGATGTGGAGCTCAAGAAGATGGCTTCTTTTCTTGGACTTGAAAATGATTGA
- the LOC131627659 gene encoding transcription factor MYB114-like isoform X2, with protein MGRIHKEINKGAWSREEDDILSKYVAIHGEGKWQKVAQNAGLKRCGKSCRQRWLNYLKPGIKRGDISPDEEDMIIRLHRLLGNRWSLIAKRLPGRTDNEIKNYWNTNLSKKLQKRHTSSSFSVSLQNKYSHVAPEAPRPRRLKIVHQNNKISENNNVSECDQGSDETSIADFLIDNDHQDNLLVDDDESNTTNSKIPQMEEDHKKRNLIL; from the exons atgGGTAGAATTCATAAGGAGATCAATAAAGGTGCTTGGTCTCGCGAAGAAGATGATATTCTCTCTAAATATGTTGCCATTCATGGAGAAGGAAAATGGCAAAAGGTTGCCCAAAATGCAG GTTTAAAGCGATGTGGAAAAAGTTGTCGACAAAGATGGTTGAATTATCTAAAACCAGGTATAAAGAGAGGCGACATTTCTCCGGATGAAGAGGATATGATCATAAGACTTCATCGTCTTCTTGGTAACAG ATGGTCTTTGATAGCTAAGAGATTACCCGGACGAACAGACAATGAAATCAAGAACTATTGGAATACGAATCTATCAAAGAAGCTACAAAAACgacatacatcatcatcattttctGTCTCACTTCAAAACAAATATAGTCATGTTGCACCAGAAGCTCCAAGGCCAAGGAGATTGAAGATTGTtcatcaaaacaacaaaatttcGGAGAATAACAATGTAAGCGAATGTGATCAAGGAAGTGATGAAACCTCAATCGCCGATTTCCTCATTGACAATGATCATCAAGACAATTTGTTGGTTGATGATGATGAGTCCAACACTACAAACTCAAAGATTCCACAAATGGAAGAAGATCACAAGAAG AGAAATTTGATCCTCTAG
- the LOC131627694 gene encoding transcription initiation factor TFIID subunit 12b-like isoform X1, translating into MAENVIGSPPLTMDNPSSSNPTILSPSQTPQQQQSPSIHMNSASPSLSQDQQQHSQLHNINNLNPNNPNPNVSTFQLQQTLQRSPSMSRLNQIQPQQQQQQQQIARQQAGLYGGQMSFGGSAGVSAQQQQLSSGVGVGVGIGGSASNLSRSALMGQSGHFPMLSGAGAAQFNLLTSPRQKSGLVQSSQFSSGNSGGQSLQGMQQAIGMMGSSNLASLRANGGIYAQQQQLRLTPSQIRQQLSQQGSLNNQQVQGLPRSSSLAFMNSQLSGLSQNGQPAMMHNSLTQNQWLKQMPAMSGPASPLRLQQHQRQQQLASSAQLQQNSITLSQQQLSQLMQQKSMGQPQLHQQQQQHPSSQQQQQLLQQQQQQSQLQASVHQQQQQQSPRMPGPSGQKTLSLTGSQPDATASGTTTPGGSSSQGTEAATNQVLGKRKIQDLVAQVDPQGKLDPSVIDLLLELADDFIDTATTHGCLMAKHRKSSTLESKDLLLHLEKNWDLTIPGYSSEEKKCQNRPLSNDLNKRRLDAVRTLMESSSHPQPTINNSKDISRQGHPNPVASNHLIKPLNSDQLVSHSSGSQMLQQMTRF; encoded by the exons ATGGCGGAAAACGTAATCGGTTCACCACCATTGACTATGGACAACCCCTCTTCTTCAAACCCTACAATTCTATCTCCTTCACAAACCCCCCAACAACAACAATCTCCTTCAATTCACATGAATTCGGCATCACCGTCTCTCtctcaagatcaacaacaacattcGCAGTTACATAACATCAACAACCTCAACCCTAATAACCCTAACCCTAATGTTTCCACTTTTCAACTTCAACAAACGCTACAGCGTTCACCTTCCATGTCCCGCCTTAATCAAATTCAACCTCAGCAGCAGCAGCAGCAACAGCAAATTGCCAGGCAGCAAGCTGGACTTTATGGCGGGCAGATGAGTTTCGGTGGATCAGCTGGTGTATCTGCTCAGCAACAACAATTAAGCAGCGGTGTTGGTGTCGGTGTTGGCATTGGTGGGAGTGCTTCCAACTTGTCGCGGTCGGCGTTGATGGGACAGAGTGGTCACTTCCCAATGTTGTCTGGTGCTGGAGCAGCTCAGTTTAATCTGTTAACTTCG CCGAGGCAAAAGAGCGGGTTGGTGCAATCCTCGCAATTTTCTTCTGGTAATTCCGGTGGACAATCACTGCAAGGAATGCAACAAGCTATCGGGATGATGGGGTCGTCCAATCTAGCCTCACTGAGGGCTAATGGAGGTATTTATGCCCAGCAGCAACAGCTTCGATTGACTCCTAGCCAAATCAGGCAGCAACTCTCACAGCAGGGTTCGCTAAACAATCAACAG GTGCAAGGTTTACCAAGGTCATCATCCCTTGCTTTTATGAATTCTCAGTTGTCAGGATTGTCTCAGAATGGACAGCCTGCCATGATGCATAACTCTTTAACACAGAATCAGTGGCTTAAGCAAATGCCAGCAATGTCTGGCCCTGCCTCCCCGTTGCGTCTTCAACAACATCAGAGGCAGCAGCAGCTGGCTTCATCTGCTCAACTGCAACAAAACTCTATCACCCTAAGCCAACAGCAATTGTCCCAGTTGATGCAGCAGAAATCCATGGGCCAGCCTCAGCTTCATCAACAGCAACAGCAGCATCCATCCTCCCAACAGCAGCAACAACTtttacagcaacaacaacaacaatctcaACTACAAGCATCTGTTCATCAACAGCAACAGCAGCAGTCTCCGAGAATGCCAGGACCTTCAGGCCAAAAAACACTAAGTTTAACAGGATCACAGCCAGATGCTACTGCATCTGGTACGACTACACCTGGTGGAAGTTCAAGCCAAGGGACTGAAGCAGCAACAAACCAAGTACTTGGAAAGAGAAAGATACAAGATTTAGTTGCACAG GTGGATCCACAGGGTAAGCTGGACCCTTCAGTTATAGATCTTCTTTTAGAGCTTGCTGATGACTTCATTGATACT GCAACTACACATGGTTGCCTTATGGCAAAACATAGAAAATCATCAACTTTGGAGTCCAAGGATTTATTGCTGCATCTAG AGAAAAATTGGGATTTGACAATTCCAGGCTATTCAAGTGAGGAGAAGAAGTGCCAGAATAGACCG CTCTCCAATGACCTTAACAAAAGGCGGCTAGATGCG GTTCGCACATTGATGGAATCGTCTTCACACCCCCAACCAACTATTAACAATTCAAAAGATATCAGTAGACAGGGACATCCTAACCCTGTAGCTTCCAATCATCTAATAAAACCCTTGAATTCAGACCAGTTGGTTTCTCATTCATCTGGTTCTCAAATGTTACAGCAGATGACAAGATTTTAA
- the LOC131627694 gene encoding transcription initiation factor TFIID subunit 12b-like isoform X2: MAENVIGSPPLTMDNPSSSNPTILSPSQTPQQQQSPSIHMNSASPSLSQDQQQHSQLHNINNLNPNNPNPNVSTFQLQQTLQRSPSMSRLNQIQPQQQQQQQQIARQQAGLYGGQMSFGGSAGVSAQQQQLSSGVGVGVGIGGSASNLSRSALMGQSGHFPMLSGAGAAQFNLLTSPRQKSGLVQSSQFSSGNSGGQSLQGMQQAIGMMGSSNLASLRANGGIYAQQQQLRLTPSQIRQQLSQQGSLNNQQVQGLPRSSSLAFMNSQLSGLSQNGQPAMMHNSLTQNQWLKQMPAMSGPASPLRLQQHQRQQQLASSAQLQQNSITLSQQQLSQLMQQKSMGQPQLHQQQQQHPSSQQQQQLLQQQQQQSQLQASVHQQQQQQSPRMPGPSGQKTLSLTGSQPDATASGTTTPGGSSSQGTEAATNQVLGKRKIQDLVAQVDPQGKLDPSVIDLLLELADDFIDTATTHGCLMAKHRKSSTLESKDLLLHLEKNWDLTIPGYSSEEKKCQNRPVSTE; encoded by the exons ATGGCGGAAAACGTAATCGGTTCACCACCATTGACTATGGACAACCCCTCTTCTTCAAACCCTACAATTCTATCTCCTTCACAAACCCCCCAACAACAACAATCTCCTTCAATTCACATGAATTCGGCATCACCGTCTCTCtctcaagatcaacaacaacattcGCAGTTACATAACATCAACAACCTCAACCCTAATAACCCTAACCCTAATGTTTCCACTTTTCAACTTCAACAAACGCTACAGCGTTCACCTTCCATGTCCCGCCTTAATCAAATTCAACCTCAGCAGCAGCAGCAGCAACAGCAAATTGCCAGGCAGCAAGCTGGACTTTATGGCGGGCAGATGAGTTTCGGTGGATCAGCTGGTGTATCTGCTCAGCAACAACAATTAAGCAGCGGTGTTGGTGTCGGTGTTGGCATTGGTGGGAGTGCTTCCAACTTGTCGCGGTCGGCGTTGATGGGACAGAGTGGTCACTTCCCAATGTTGTCTGGTGCTGGAGCAGCTCAGTTTAATCTGTTAACTTCG CCGAGGCAAAAGAGCGGGTTGGTGCAATCCTCGCAATTTTCTTCTGGTAATTCCGGTGGACAATCACTGCAAGGAATGCAACAAGCTATCGGGATGATGGGGTCGTCCAATCTAGCCTCACTGAGGGCTAATGGAGGTATTTATGCCCAGCAGCAACAGCTTCGATTGACTCCTAGCCAAATCAGGCAGCAACTCTCACAGCAGGGTTCGCTAAACAATCAACAG GTGCAAGGTTTACCAAGGTCATCATCCCTTGCTTTTATGAATTCTCAGTTGTCAGGATTGTCTCAGAATGGACAGCCTGCCATGATGCATAACTCTTTAACACAGAATCAGTGGCTTAAGCAAATGCCAGCAATGTCTGGCCCTGCCTCCCCGTTGCGTCTTCAACAACATCAGAGGCAGCAGCAGCTGGCTTCATCTGCTCAACTGCAACAAAACTCTATCACCCTAAGCCAACAGCAATTGTCCCAGTTGATGCAGCAGAAATCCATGGGCCAGCCTCAGCTTCATCAACAGCAACAGCAGCATCCATCCTCCCAACAGCAGCAACAACTtttacagcaacaacaacaacaatctcaACTACAAGCATCTGTTCATCAACAGCAACAGCAGCAGTCTCCGAGAATGCCAGGACCTTCAGGCCAAAAAACACTAAGTTTAACAGGATCACAGCCAGATGCTACTGCATCTGGTACGACTACACCTGGTGGAAGTTCAAGCCAAGGGACTGAAGCAGCAACAAACCAAGTACTTGGAAAGAGAAAGATACAAGATTTAGTTGCACAG GTGGATCCACAGGGTAAGCTGGACCCTTCAGTTATAGATCTTCTTTTAGAGCTTGCTGATGACTTCATTGATACT GCAACTACACATGGTTGCCTTATGGCAAAACATAGAAAATCATCAACTTTGGAGTCCAAGGATTTATTGCTGCATCTAG AGAAAAATTGGGATTTGACAATTCCAGGCTATTCAAGTGAGGAGAAGAAGTGCCAGAATAGACCGGTAAGCACTGAATAG
- the LOC131627696 gene encoding uncharacterized protein LOC131627696, whose product MIGLRALSFLGIAFLLSLEDRISTPVCNNPVAEVDSLKVMMVADLLLLGSEAGYINRFFRDHYMSKFFRKSFESLKPDLLIVLGDVSAKGSKLTKTKWLSVLHQFYQMVGPFVDLPFHATLGDRDIGECSDLDVNKVNWISRKLPGLDRSGCGAFEIGNVSFVSLNAVALLCDNSSLRFDVEKVIESESLELREVIEATTTKTRNHSTHSADANYNFFWRESTLSSGSGPVLLLHLPLDRTRNERFGGTEGFERSSSSFIERLNVVPKNRELVGTGLYNLLHTLPLNASEYILQALRPRIIFSAHRYTFSDHVHFDRTREIIVPAMSWNARDDPGFVIATFQKTGRDVNISYCSLARESHILVVYVSIIVLFCLACLLKG is encoded by the exons ATGATTGGGTTGCGAGCTTTATCTTTTCTCGGAATCGCTTTTCTTCTTTCCTTAGAAGATAGAATCTCAACGCCCGTTTGCAATAATCCCGTTGCGGAAGTAGATTCCCTAAAGGTCATGATGGTTGCTGACCTTTTGCTTCTAGGCTCGGAAGCTGGTTATATTAACCGCTTCTTCAGAGATCACTACATGTCCAAATTCTTTCGG AAATCTTTTGAAAGTTTGAAGCCTGATTTGCTTATTGTCTTGGGGGATGTTTCTGCAAAAGGTTCGAAGTTAACGAAAACCAAATGGCTGTCGGTACTCCATCAGTTTTACCAAATGGTGGGGCCCTTTGTTGATCTTCCATTCCATGCTACTCTCGGTGACAGAGATATTGGAGAATGCAGTGATCTTGATGTGAATAAAGTCAATTGGATTTCTCGCAAGTTACCGGGATTGGATCGTTCCGGTTGTGGTGCATTTGAGATTGGTAATGTCAGTTTTGTTTCACTGAATGCTGTGGCCTTGCTTTGTGACAACAGTAGTTTACGTTTTGATGTTGAAAAAGTAATAGAGAGCGAAAGTTTAGAACTTCGTGAGGTAATAgaggcaacaacaacaaaaacaagaaaTCATTCCACGCACTCTGCGGATGCCAACTATAACTTTTTCTGGAGGGAAAGCACGCTGTCATCTGGATCAGGCCCTGTCCTTCTGCTGCACTTACCGTTGGACCGAACTAGAAACGAGCGCTTTGGTGGCACTGAAGGTTTTGAAAGATCTTCTAGCTCTTTTATAGAGCGGTTAAATGTGGTGCCAAAAAACAG GGAGCTCGTCGGGACTGGCCTGTACAATTTACTTCATACCCTCCCACTGAATGCTTCTGAGTATATTTTACAAGCTCTGAGGCCAAG GATCATCTTTAGTGCTCACAGGTATACATTTTCTGACCACGTCCATTTCGATAGAACTCGGGAGATTATTGTTCCGGCAATGTCATGGAATGCAAGAGATGACCCTGGATTTGTAATTGCTACTTTCCAAAAAACAGGAAGAGATGTGAATATAAGCTATTGTTCTTTGGCCAGGGAATCTCATATTCTTGTAGTTTATGTCTCtataattgttttgttttgtttggcaTGTTTATTAAAAGGATAG